From a single Fulvivirga ulvae genomic region:
- a CDS encoding TonB-dependent receptor plug domain-containing protein, with the protein MKKIYLLTLSMLVTLCVTAQDIDSAYFNMTLEELMNIEVTTASLQSESMLKTPVPMTVVTREMIDAIGARNIKEVLTTYVPGFTAVEDHNEMNVSMRGIYASAQQKILFMVNGHRLNSRAYSMSNPDYSISLDKVKQIEVVRGPGSSIYGNVSLTAVVNIITIKGSELDGTQVKVASGNHGQQYISAAAGTGLGVDKDILAWGYHYSAEGEKRDINAADDYSSATTEDGVAYLGAVQGDYDIGIQATMGKFDIFFNTTKGKIQQPFTDGGGTGEIYNKNDFDDIFGEEPGLGQEMRRVKVGYTSTFSKSVDFKLDLYGDNTKVLGHLIASPVNRVNSVVAWWDRDLGGIAQFTFHYPKGNVLIGTQVDWMNVYDSFLATSANGTGILDTFLDTATPLMEEGEEIIYSGFTQWKHNLTDNLLVNAGFRYDIKNRHEGDNVDALSPRLALIYEASSSHNVRLSYSKSFVDAPYWYRYNSLPSYSGSRDLLPENLQALQLTLDSRLLSSKVYNNINFFYQSLTDFIYRDPEAGPEDPKYRNAGSLTSWGIEEQVRTKVGNLDILANATYQHAIDATDYEVDDSKISNIPSFTANVIGTYYFSNRVFFNVGLKYVSSQFSPITALGSDSSVPDNYTDAAFVINTGLNVKFNDLVVDLRVKNIADTKYYQGGSTRFAYPQEGRWITASLQYTFRNN; encoded by the coding sequence ATGAAAAAAATCTACTTACTTACCTTAAGTATGCTGGTTACACTATGTGTAACTGCTCAGGACATTGACAGTGCATACTTTAATATGACTTTGGAGGAGCTTATGAATATTGAAGTTACCACCGCCTCCTTACAGTCAGAATCGATGCTTAAAACACCGGTGCCTATGACGGTGGTTACCCGTGAAATGATAGACGCCATAGGAGCACGAAATATCAAAGAAGTATTAACTACCTATGTACCAGGCTTCACCGCCGTAGAAGACCACAATGAAATGAATGTCAGCATGCGCGGCATATACGCCTCTGCTCAGCAAAAAATACTTTTTATGGTAAACGGACACAGGTTAAACTCTCGGGCATACTCTATGTCCAACCCCGATTACAGCATAAGCCTGGACAAGGTCAAGCAAATTGAGGTTGTGAGAGGTCCCGGCTCTTCTATATACGGTAACGTTTCACTTACAGCAGTAGTAAACATTATCACGATCAAAGGGTCGGAGCTGGATGGCACCCAGGTAAAGGTTGCCAGTGGAAACCATGGGCAGCAATACATATCTGCTGCTGCCGGTACCGGGCTCGGCGTGGATAAGGATATCCTGGCCTGGGGCTATCATTATTCTGCCGAAGGTGAAAAAAGAGATATTAATGCGGCTGATGACTATAGCTCAGCTACAACAGAAGATGGTGTGGCATATCTCGGTGCCGTGCAGGGTGATTATGATATCGGCATTCAGGCAACCATGGGTAAATTCGACATTTTCTTTAATACGACCAAGGGAAAAATACAGCAGCCTTTCACCGATGGTGGCGGCACCGGTGAAATATATAACAAGAATGATTTTGACGACATCTTTGGCGAAGAGCCCGGCCTGGGACAGGAAATGAGGCGTGTAAAAGTGGGCTACACCAGTACTTTCTCCAAATCGGTAGATTTTAAACTTGATCTTTATGGTGATAACACAAAGGTTTTAGGACACCTGATAGCATCGCCCGTTAACCGTGTCAATTCGGTAGTAGCCTGGTGGGACCGTGACCTTGGCGGTATAGCTCAATTTACATTTCACTACCCAAAAGGGAACGTACTGATAGGCACTCAGGTAGATTGGATGAATGTATATGACAGTTTTCTGGCCACATCTGCTAATGGCACCGGCATTTTGGATACCTTTTTAGATACGGCCACACCTTTGATGGAGGAAGGAGAGGAGATCATATACTCTGGCTTTACACAATGGAAACACAACCTCACTGATAACCTTCTGGTCAATGCTGGCTTCCGCTACGACATTAAAAACCGACATGAAGGTGACAATGTGGATGCGCTTAGTCCCAGGTTGGCACTTATTTATGAGGCGAGTTCATCGCATAATGTCAGGCTTTCTTACTCCAAGTCCTTTGTAGATGCCCCTTATTGGTACCGCTACAATAGTCTCCCCTCTTATTCAGGCTCAAGGGATTTGCTGCCTGAGAACCTGCAGGCGTTGCAGTTAACGCTGGACTCAAGATTGTTATCTTCAAAAGTTTACAATAATATCAACTTCTTCTACCAGTCTCTGACTGATTTTATTTATCGTGATCCCGAGGCTGGCCCCGAAGACCCTAAATATAGAAATGCCGGGTCATTAACCAGTTGGGGAATAGAGGAGCAGGTAAGAACAAAAGTGGGTAATCTTGATATACTTGCAAATGCCACCTATCAGCATGCGATAGATGCCACGGACTACGAAGTGGATGATTCAAAAATATCGAATATCCCCTCTTTTACAGCTAATGTGATTGGTACTTATTATTTTTCAAACAGGGTATTTTTTAACGTTGGCTTAAAATATGTCTCCTCACAGTTTTCTCCAATCACCGCTCTGGGTTCGGACTCAAGTGTACCTGACAACTACACGGATGCGGCTTTTGTCATCAATACCGGACTAAATGTAAAATTCAATGACCTTGTGGTGGACCTGAGAGTAAAGAACATTGCTGATACCAAATACTATCAGGGTGGCAGTACCCGCTTTGCTTATCCTCAGGAGGGCAGATGGATTACTGCTTCTTTGCAGTATACTTTCAGGAATAACTAA